A window of the Ostrea edulis chromosome 1, xbOstEdul1.1, whole genome shotgun sequence genome harbors these coding sequences:
- the LOC125664815 gene encoding uncharacterized protein LOC125664815 isoform X2 translates to MRISTLRADTFFTKTVAVWETVIIFLTILGKTGKGMETCPTVQQTARRVQRCPMNETEWESAATYKKCGELNRNCTFPTHFKYHCALNVFLNETWEVCAPERYMLGYCIEYNKFGNRIQDNYRRKCLAMDPPCPVIYKSTEAYRYQECYQKVKPSLDIYGTTTYSNTHTTMSSNANTMGETNEEKDNGFIDEKPSFRFKEDRRSN, encoded by the exons ATGAGGATATCCACATTACGTGCAGATACGTTTTTCACAAAGACTGTAGCAGTTTGGGAAacagtcattatttttttaaccATTCTTGGCAAG ACTGGTAAAGGTATGGAGACATGTCCAACTGTGCAACAAACAGCAAGGCGAGTACAGAGGTGTCCGATGAATGAAACTGAATGGGAGAGTGCTGCAACATACAAGAAATGTGGAGAGTTGAACCGAAACTGTACATTTCCCACACATTTTAAATACCACTGCGCTCTGAATGTGTTTTTGAACGAAACATGGGAAGTGTGCGCTCCAGAGAGATATATGCTGG GGTACTGCATAGAATACAATAAGTTTGGAAATCGGATACAAGACAACTACAGGAGGAAGTGTTTAGCAATGGACCCTCCCTGTCCAGTTATCTACAAATCAACAGAAGCCTACAGAT ACCAAGAGTGTTACCAAAAGGTCAAACCATCACTAGATATATACGGGACAACGACATATAGTAATACCCACACAACAATGTCCAGTAATGCCAATACAATGGGTGAAACAAACGAAGAAAAAGACAATGG